The following coding sequences are from one Drosophila gunungcola strain Sukarami chromosome 3L unlocalized genomic scaffold, Dgunungcola_SK_2 000014F, whole genome shotgun sequence window:
- the LOC128260134 gene encoding group XIIA secretory phospholipase A2, which translates to MQFSWMKVAIYLLTFLTYAYSGYGSSTIVHLRDAIIAAEAIFGDVFKNLIVLVRKFRTVHEVFDAAVDENCVYQCPAPDIGGPAPRAVQNKFYTPTADGCGSLGLRISTDYLPAKEMETCCNDHDICYDTCNSDKELCDLDFKRCLYKYCDSYEKSIASDLMMKGCKAAAKMLFTGTLTLGCRSYLDSQQRSCYCVPPKTSSYNGNSNKGSSREKQQRQKYGWKDRNEI; encoded by the exons ATGCAGTTCTCCTGGATGAAGGTGGCCATATACCTCCTAACTTTCCTCACATACGCCTATTCCGGCTACGGATCCAGCACAATAGTCCAT CTAAGGGATGCCATTATAGCGGCGGAGGCAATATTTGGTGACGTGTTCAAGAACCTGATAGTTCTGGTGCGCAAATTTCGCACGGTTCACGAGGTATTCGATGCGGCAGTGGACGAGAATTGCGTATACCAATGCCCCGCTCCGGATATCGGAGGACCAG CCCCTCGGGCGGTTCAGAATAAGTTCTATACTCCCACGGCCGACGGATGTGGTTCGCTGGGCTTGAGGATCAGCACGGATTACCTGCCCGCCAAGGAAATGGAGACATGCTGCAATGATCATGACATTTGCTACGACACCTGCAACAGCGATAAGGAGCTGTGCGACCTGGATTTCAAGAGGTGCCTCTACAAATACTGTGATAGCTACGAGAAGTCCATTGCCAGCGATCTTATGATGAAGGGATGCAAGGCGGCTGCCAAGATGCTATTTACCGGCACCCTAACTCTGGGCTGCAGGTCCTATCTGGACTCCCAGCAGAGATCCTGCTACTGTGTTCCTCCAAAGACCTCCTCCTACAATGGAAACAGCAACAAGGGCAGCAGCAGGGAGAAGCAGCAGCGCCAGAAGTACGGCTGGAAGGATCGGAACGAGATATAG
- the LOC128260126 gene encoding E3 ubiquitin-protein ligase NRDP1 isoform X1: protein MGYDVNRFQGEVDEELTCPICSGVLEDPLQAVMCEHAFCRGCINEWLTRQPTCPVDRNALTTANLRAVPRILRNLLSRLSITCDNAPYGCTAVLKLDAYNSHLEECIHNPKRPFPCEKGCGFDIPKDELKDHNCVRELRTLIVKQTEKMGELKSELTDQQLTINELKRELQLFKDFMRAMRVSNPAMRAIADQMERDEVIRWSSTLPRARVTRWGGMISTPDDALQLMIKRALSESGCPPHILDSLMEFCHERRWPRGLSSLETRQTNRRIYDNYVCRRIPGNTGKQAVLVLSCDNLHMTEDVMIDPGLVMIFAHGIE from the exons ATGGGCTACGATGTGAATCGCTTTCAGGGGGAGGTGGATGAGGAACTCACCTGCCCGATTTGCTCCGGCGTGCTGGAAGATCCGCTTCag GCCGTGATGTGCGAACACGCCTTCTGTCGCGGGTGCATTAATGAGTGGCTAACCCGACAGCCCACCTGTCCGGTGGATCGCAACGCCCTGACCACCGCCAACCTGCGTGCAGTTCCTCGCATATTGCGCAATTTACTGTCCAG ACTGTCAATTACCTGTGACAATGCCCCCTACGGCTGCACGGCCGTCCTCAAACTAGATGCCTACAATTCCCATCTGGAGGAGTGCATCCACAACCCGAAGCGTCCGTTTCCCTGCGAGAAAGGCTGCGGCTTCGACATACCCAAGGACGAGCTTAAGGATCACAACTGCGTCCGGGAGCTGCGCACGCTGATCGTCAAGCAGACGGAGAAGATGGGCGAGCTCAAGTCGGAGCTCACAGACCAGCAGCTGACTATCAACGAACTGAAGCGGGAACTGCAGCTGTTCAAGGACTTTATGCGTGCCATGCGCGTCTCCAATCCTGCGATGCGGGCCATAGCCGACCAGATGGAGCGCGACGAGGTGATCCGCTGGAGCAGCACGCTGCCCCGAGCCAGGGTCACACGCTGGGGGGGAATGATCTCTACGCCCGACGATGCACTGCAG CTGATGATCAAGCGCGCTTTGTCCGAGTCGGGCTGTCCGCCACACATCCTGGATAGTCTCATGGAATTCTGCCACGAGCGACGTTGGCCACGAGGACTCAGTTCCCTGGAAACGCGACAAACCAACCGTAGAATCTACGACAACTATGTGTGTCGACGCATTCCAGGTAACACAG GCAAGCAAGCTGTGCTCGTTCTGAGCTGCGACAACCTCCATATGACTGAGGACGTCATGATCGATCCCGGCCTGGTCATGATCTTCGCCCATGGAATCGAGTAG
- the LOC128260126 gene encoding E3 ubiquitin-protein ligase NRDP1 isoform X2 has translation MGYDVNRFQGEVDEELTCPICSGVLEDPLQAVMCEHAFCRGCINEWLTRQPTCPVDRNALTTANLRAVPRILRNLLSRLSITCDNAPYGCTAVLKLDAYNSHLEECIHNPKRPFPCEKGCGFDIPKDELKDHNCVRELRTLIVKQTEKMGELKSELTDQQLTINELKRELQLFKDFMRAMRVSNPAMRAIADQMERDEVIRWSSTLPRARVTRWGGMISTPDDALQLMIKRALSESGCPPHILDSLMEFCHERRWPRGLSSLETRQTNRRIYDNYVCRRIPGKQAVLVLSCDNLHMTEDVMIDPGLVMIFAHGIE, from the exons ATGGGCTACGATGTGAATCGCTTTCAGGGGGAGGTGGATGAGGAACTCACCTGCCCGATTTGCTCCGGCGTGCTGGAAGATCCGCTTCag GCCGTGATGTGCGAACACGCCTTCTGTCGCGGGTGCATTAATGAGTGGCTAACCCGACAGCCCACCTGTCCGGTGGATCGCAACGCCCTGACCACCGCCAACCTGCGTGCAGTTCCTCGCATATTGCGCAATTTACTGTCCAG ACTGTCAATTACCTGTGACAATGCCCCCTACGGCTGCACGGCCGTCCTCAAACTAGATGCCTACAATTCCCATCTGGAGGAGTGCATCCACAACCCGAAGCGTCCGTTTCCCTGCGAGAAAGGCTGCGGCTTCGACATACCCAAGGACGAGCTTAAGGATCACAACTGCGTCCGGGAGCTGCGCACGCTGATCGTCAAGCAGACGGAGAAGATGGGCGAGCTCAAGTCGGAGCTCACAGACCAGCAGCTGACTATCAACGAACTGAAGCGGGAACTGCAGCTGTTCAAGGACTTTATGCGTGCCATGCGCGTCTCCAATCCTGCGATGCGGGCCATAGCCGACCAGATGGAGCGCGACGAGGTGATCCGCTGGAGCAGCACGCTGCCCCGAGCCAGGGTCACACGCTGGGGGGGAATGATCTCTACGCCCGACGATGCACTGCAG CTGATGATCAAGCGCGCTTTGTCCGAGTCGGGCTGTCCGCCACACATCCTGGATAGTCTCATGGAATTCTGCCACGAGCGACGTTGGCCACGAGGACTCAGTTCCCTGGAAACGCGACAAACCAACCGTAGAATCTACGACAACTATGTGTGTCGACGCATTCCAG GCAAGCAAGCTGTGCTCGTTCTGAGCTGCGACAACCTCCATATGACTGAGGACGTCATGATCGATCCCGGCCTGGTCATGATCTTCGCCCATGGAATCGAGTAG
- the LOC128260131 gene encoding ATP-dependent RNA helicase glh-2, with protein sequence MNLSVPVLIVALICLGAVSAFPQLRQRNEKQVQTGEDDLPSKGATIEEVVVESALYIKPKSNPQVRRVRSVLDQGSGVTHKRVKRQRQRGFGDRYAGNPGFGNGFGFAGNQGFGGNQGFGGNQGFGGNVQAGTSAGAGGTKAGVDVGAGPDGGNANANVELNPLGPLGPNGYNQEQAASNGAAHNNYNNGLNSASSAAIGQAQGFQSQSANGSFGASSASTATQSQNSGPFGSNNAAGASLSQVYYLPNGQTINFSSGNSFANGGANRGSSHGSAVSVSR encoded by the exons ATGAATCTGTCAGTTCCGGTGCTCATTGTGGCCCTCATCTGCCTGGGAGCTGTGTCGGCATTCCCCCAACTGAGGCAGCGAAACGAGAAGCAGGTCCAGACCGGAGAGGATGATTTGC CCTCCAAAGGCGCCACTATTGAGGAAGTAGTGGTGGAATCTGCCTTGTACATCAAACCGAAGTCGAACCCTCAAGTGCGACGCGTTCGTTCCGTTTTGGATCAAGGATCAGGAGTCACCCACAAGCGGGTGAAGCGTCAGCGTCAGCGAGGATTTGGTGATCGGTATGCCGGAAATCCTGGATTTGGCAACGGTTTCGGATTTGCCGGCAATCAGGGATTCGGCGGCAACCAGGGATTCGGTGGTAATCAAGGATTCGGTGGAAATGTGCAGGCAGGCACATCGGCCGGAGCTGGAGGAACCAAGGCGGGCGTGGATGTTGGAGCCGGACCCGATGGCGGCAATGCCAACGCCAATGTTGAGTTGAATCCCCTGGGACCACTCGGACCAAATGGCTACAACCAGGAGCAGGCCGCCTCAAATGGGGCTGCCCACAATAACTACAACAATGGACTGAACTCCGCCTCCTCGGCGGCCATTGGACAGGCGCAGGGCTTCCAATCGCAGAGTGCAAATGGATCTTTCGGTGCCTCCTCCGCCAGCACGGCTACTCAGTCCCAGAACTCCGGTCCCTTTGGGTCCAATAATGCCGCAGGTGCCTCGTTGAGTCAGGTGTATTATCTGCCCAATGGACAGACCATCAACTTCAGCTCGGGCAACTCCTTCGCCAATGGAGGAGCCAACCGGGGCAGTAGCCACGGGTCAGCGGTTTCCGTTAGCCGCTAA